The following proteins are co-located in the Aquarana catesbeiana isolate 2022-GZ linkage group LG02, ASM4218655v1, whole genome shotgun sequence genome:
- the LOC141126694 gene encoding uncharacterized protein isoform X1, whose amino-acid sequence MFYYICFACMIQMQRRSVDDQREESIRKANTDKVNQNQAAMNTQVDKERRVPDLLQNVWRGNQGREEDLSMNQEIQILAHEEKKRRKKQWKEMQRKDLEDKRKAAAAIREERQRGKREMEKDKEEKWKVSEQMRQEKINRERVKKLKEKEEEETRLKDKMNREELERRLSSQREAFRDRQSKETEMKWKKEDQLLSTLIEKEKEREMEQKLQAIGKQCILGQRRPVRKSKEYKTASQLKKQKTPRAPEEQHALKKQRAPEEQRTPEEQRALEKQRAPEKQRAPEEIEEQSALEEQRALVEIEKQRTLEEQRAIEEQRALEKKQALEQWALERLQALEEQRALKEQWEQALQEQWERAFKKQRALKEQRALEQRALEQRALEQRALEQRAFEEWQALEERQALEEQWPLEEQLALEQRAFEEWQALEEQQALEKWQAFEKQAFEEQWALEEQWALEQRALEQRAFEEWQALEERQALEEQWPLEEQLALEHRAFEEWQALEEQQALEKWQAFEKQAFEEQWALEEQQALEQQALEQRALEEQWPLEEQLALEQQAFEEWQALEEQRALEQWALEEQWPLEEQLALEQQAFEEWQALEEQRALEQWALEQRVLDKRQTLEEQQALEKRQALEQQAHEEQWALEEQQPLKIQRTLEELQALVEHHALEIQLALEERRALEEQWALEERQALEEWQALEERYALEKRQALKKQQTNEKRRALKIQQAHKIQRAIEEQQDLEIQQALEQLQAFIEQRALKRQQTQEGWPTEGKKEGQEEEVRPSKRDKKWKKWWELDKILRKKDKKTSKEKEKAKKEHGEVSWKTKTCDIRLFWIPPVGKKKKGNLNIGVQLNEEPPYALSGKIPTDNPLCLWCWSRIEKAFGCCCEKAMKGFKWIGWKLMERCVFGCISKCFYMKKDDESDEEEESEEERSRGKRSEAGE is encoded by the exons attCAAATGCAAAGAAGATCGGTAGACGATCAAAGAGAGGAGAGCATAAGAAAAGCGAATACAGATAAAGTAAACCAAAATCAAGCAGCAATGAACACACAAGTGGACAAGGAGAGACGTGTGCCAGATCTCCTCCAGAACGTGTGGAGGGGGAATCAAGGGAGAGAGGAAGACCTGAGCATGAACCAAGAG attCAAATACTGGCAcacgaagagaagaagaggagaaaaaaacagTGGAAGGAAATGCAACGGAAAGATTTGGAGGATAAAAGGAAAGCAGCGGCAGCAATACGAGAGGAGAGacaaagggggaagagagagatggagaaggataaAGAAGAGAAGTGGAAAGTAAGCGAGCAGATGAGACAGGAGAAGATAAATCGAGAGAGAGTGAAAAAACTGaaggagaaagaagaggaagagacGAGACTGAAAGACAAGATGAATAGAGAGGAGTTGGAAAGGAGACTGTCAAGTCAAAGAGAGGCATTCAGGGACAGACAGTCGAAAGAGACAGAGATGAAATGGAAGAAAGAAGACCAGTTACTGAGCACGTTAATAGAGAAGGAGAAGGAAAGAGAAATGGAACAGAAACTTCAGGCCATAGGTAAACAATGTATCCTGGGACAAAGGAGACCAGTTAGAAAATCGAAAGAATACAAAACAGCATCACAGCTAAAAAAACAGAAGACGCCGAGGGCCCCTGAAGAACAGCACGCCCTTAAAAAACAGCGGGCCCCTGAAGAACAGCGGACCCCTGAAGAGCAGCGGGCCCTTGAAAAACAGCGGGCCCCTGAAAAACAGCGGGCCCCTGAAGAAATTGAAGAACAGTCGGCCCTTGAAGAACAGCGGGCCCTTGTAGAAATTGAAAAACAGCGGACCCTTGAAGAACAGCGGGCCATTGAAGAACAGCGGGCTCTTGAAAAGAAGCAGGCCCTTGAACAGTGGGCCCTTGAAAGACTGCAGGCCCTTGAAGAACAGCGGGCTCTTAAAGAACAGTGGGAGCAGGCCCTTCAAGAACAGTGGGAGCGGGCCTTTAAAAAACAGCGGGCCCTTAAAGAACAGCGGGCTCTCGAACAGCGGGCTCTTGAACAGCGGGCTCTTGAACAGCGGGCTCTTGAACAGCGGGCTTTTGAAGAATGGCAGGCTCTTGAAGAACGGCAGGCTCTTGAAGAACAGTGGCCTCTTGAAGAACAGCTGGCTCTTGAACAGCGGGCTTTTGAAGAATGGCAGGCTCTTGAAGAACAGCAGGCTCTTGAAAAATGGCAGGCTTTTGAAAAACAGGCCTTTGAAGAACAGTGGGCCCTTGAGGAACAGTGGGCTCTTGAACAGCGGGCTCTTGAACAGCGGGCTTTTGAAGAATGGCAGGCTCTTGAAGAACGGCAGGCTCTTGAAGAACAGTGGCCTCTTGAAGAACAGCTGGCTCTTGAACATCGGGCTTTTGAAGAATGGCAGGCTCTTGAAGAACAGCAGGCTCTTGAAAAATGGCAGGCTTTTGAAAAACAGGCCTTTGAAGAACAGTGGGCCCTTGAAGAACAGCAGGCTCTTGAACAGCAGGCTCTTGAACAGCGGGCTCTTGAAGAACAGTGGCCTCTTGAAGAACAGCTAGCTCTTGAACAGCAGGCTTTTGAAGAATGGCAGGCCCTTGAGGAACAGCGGGCTCTTGAACAGTGGGCTCTTGAAGAACAGTGGCCTCTTGAAGAACAGCTAGCTCTTGAACAGCAGGCTTTTGAAGAATGGCAGGCCCTTGAGGAACAGCGGGCTCTTGAACAGTGGGCTCTTGAACAGAGGGTTCTTGATAAACGGCAGACTCTTGAAGAACAGCAGGCTCTTGAAAAAAGGCAGGCTCTTGAACAACAGGCCCATGAAGAACAGTGGGCCCTTGAAGAACAGCAGCCCCTTAAAATACAGCGGACCCTTGAAGAACTGCAGGCTCTTGTAGAACATCATGCCCTTGAAATACAGCTGGCTCTTGAAGAACGACGGGCTCTTGAAGAACAGTGGGCTCTTGAAGAACGTCAGGCTCTTGAAGAATGGCAGGCTCTTGAAGAACGGTATGCTCTTGAAAAACGTCAGGCTCTTAAAAAACAGCAGACCAATGAAAAACGGCGGGCCCTTAAAATACAGCAGGCCCATAAAATACAGCGGGCAATTGAAGAACAGCAGGACCTTGAAATACAGCAGGCCCTTGAACAACTGCAGGCTTTTATAGAACAGCGGGCCCTTAAAAGACAGCAG ACACAGGAAGGATGGCCGACtgagggaaagaaggaaggacaGGAAGAAGAGGTCCGGCCAAGTAAACGAGACAAGAAATGGAAAAAATGGTGGGAATTAGATAAGATATTGAGAAAAAAGGACAagaaaacaagcaaagaaaaagaaaaggcaaaaaaagagcatggggaagtgtCATGGAAAACAAAAACCTGCGATATCAGACTATTCTGGATCCCCCcagtaggaaaaaagaaaaagggcaaTCTGAATATTGGTGTGCAACTGAACGAAGAACCTCCTTATGCTTTGTCTGGAAAGATACCGACAGATAACCCTTTATGTTTATGGTGTTGGTCTAGGATTGAAAAAGCATTCGGTTGCTGTTGCGAAAAAGCCATGAAAGGATTCAAGTGGATAGGCTGGAAATTGATGGAAAGA TGTGTCTTTGGCTGCATCTCAAAATGCTTCTATATGAAAAAGGACGATGAATCAGACGAGGAAGAGGAATCGGAAGAGGAGCGAAGCAGGGGAAAGAGGAGCGAAGCAGGGGAATAG
- the LOC141126694 gene encoding uncharacterized protein isoform X2, whose protein sequence is MQRRSVDDQREESIRKANTDKVNQNQAAMNTQVDKERRVPDLLQNVWRGNQGREEDLSMNQEIQILAHEEKKRRKKQWKEMQRKDLEDKRKAAAAIREERQRGKREMEKDKEEKWKVSEQMRQEKINRERVKKLKEKEEEETRLKDKMNREELERRLSSQREAFRDRQSKETEMKWKKEDQLLSTLIEKEKEREMEQKLQAIGKQCILGQRRPVRKSKEYKTASQLKKQKTPRAPEEQHALKKQRAPEEQRTPEEQRALEKQRAPEKQRAPEEIEEQSALEEQRALVEIEKQRTLEEQRAIEEQRALEKKQALEQWALERLQALEEQRALKEQWEQALQEQWERAFKKQRALKEQRALEQRALEQRALEQRALEQRAFEEWQALEERQALEEQWPLEEQLALEQRAFEEWQALEEQQALEKWQAFEKQAFEEQWALEEQWALEQRALEQRAFEEWQALEERQALEEQWPLEEQLALEHRAFEEWQALEEQQALEKWQAFEKQAFEEQWALEEQQALEQQALEQRALEEQWPLEEQLALEQQAFEEWQALEEQRALEQWALEEQWPLEEQLALEQQAFEEWQALEEQRALEQWALEQRVLDKRQTLEEQQALEKRQALEQQAHEEQWALEEQQPLKIQRTLEELQALVEHHALEIQLALEERRALEEQWALEERQALEEWQALEERYALEKRQALKKQQTNEKRRALKIQQAHKIQRAIEEQQDLEIQQALEQLQAFIEQRALKRQQTQEGWPTEGKKEGQEEEVRPSKRDKKWKKWWELDKILRKKDKKTSKEKEKAKKEHGEVSWKTKTCDIRLFWIPPVGKKKKGNLNIGVQLNEEPPYALSGKIPTDNPLCLWCWSRIEKAFGCCCEKAMKGFKWIGWKLMERCVFGCISKCFYMKKDDESDEEEESEEERSRGKRSEAGE, encoded by the exons ATGCAAAGAAGATCGGTAGACGATCAAAGAGAGGAGAGCATAAGAAAAGCGAATACAGATAAAGTAAACCAAAATCAAGCAGCAATGAACACACAAGTGGACAAGGAGAGACGTGTGCCAGATCTCCTCCAGAACGTGTGGAGGGGGAATCAAGGGAGAGAGGAAGACCTGAGCATGAACCAAGAG attCAAATACTGGCAcacgaagagaagaagaggagaaaaaaacagTGGAAGGAAATGCAACGGAAAGATTTGGAGGATAAAAGGAAAGCAGCGGCAGCAATACGAGAGGAGAGacaaagggggaagagagagatggagaaggataaAGAAGAGAAGTGGAAAGTAAGCGAGCAGATGAGACAGGAGAAGATAAATCGAGAGAGAGTGAAAAAACTGaaggagaaagaagaggaagagacGAGACTGAAAGACAAGATGAATAGAGAGGAGTTGGAAAGGAGACTGTCAAGTCAAAGAGAGGCATTCAGGGACAGACAGTCGAAAGAGACAGAGATGAAATGGAAGAAAGAAGACCAGTTACTGAGCACGTTAATAGAGAAGGAGAAGGAAAGAGAAATGGAACAGAAACTTCAGGCCATAGGTAAACAATGTATCCTGGGACAAAGGAGACCAGTTAGAAAATCGAAAGAATACAAAACAGCATCACAGCTAAAAAAACAGAAGACGCCGAGGGCCCCTGAAGAACAGCACGCCCTTAAAAAACAGCGGGCCCCTGAAGAACAGCGGACCCCTGAAGAGCAGCGGGCCCTTGAAAAACAGCGGGCCCCTGAAAAACAGCGGGCCCCTGAAGAAATTGAAGAACAGTCGGCCCTTGAAGAACAGCGGGCCCTTGTAGAAATTGAAAAACAGCGGACCCTTGAAGAACAGCGGGCCATTGAAGAACAGCGGGCTCTTGAAAAGAAGCAGGCCCTTGAACAGTGGGCCCTTGAAAGACTGCAGGCCCTTGAAGAACAGCGGGCTCTTAAAGAACAGTGGGAGCAGGCCCTTCAAGAACAGTGGGAGCGGGCCTTTAAAAAACAGCGGGCCCTTAAAGAACAGCGGGCTCTCGAACAGCGGGCTCTTGAACAGCGGGCTCTTGAACAGCGGGCTCTTGAACAGCGGGCTTTTGAAGAATGGCAGGCTCTTGAAGAACGGCAGGCTCTTGAAGAACAGTGGCCTCTTGAAGAACAGCTGGCTCTTGAACAGCGGGCTTTTGAAGAATGGCAGGCTCTTGAAGAACAGCAGGCTCTTGAAAAATGGCAGGCTTTTGAAAAACAGGCCTTTGAAGAACAGTGGGCCCTTGAGGAACAGTGGGCTCTTGAACAGCGGGCTCTTGAACAGCGGGCTTTTGAAGAATGGCAGGCTCTTGAAGAACGGCAGGCTCTTGAAGAACAGTGGCCTCTTGAAGAACAGCTGGCTCTTGAACATCGGGCTTTTGAAGAATGGCAGGCTCTTGAAGAACAGCAGGCTCTTGAAAAATGGCAGGCTTTTGAAAAACAGGCCTTTGAAGAACAGTGGGCCCTTGAAGAACAGCAGGCTCTTGAACAGCAGGCTCTTGAACAGCGGGCTCTTGAAGAACAGTGGCCTCTTGAAGAACAGCTAGCTCTTGAACAGCAGGCTTTTGAAGAATGGCAGGCCCTTGAGGAACAGCGGGCTCTTGAACAGTGGGCTCTTGAAGAACAGTGGCCTCTTGAAGAACAGCTAGCTCTTGAACAGCAGGCTTTTGAAGAATGGCAGGCCCTTGAGGAACAGCGGGCTCTTGAACAGTGGGCTCTTGAACAGAGGGTTCTTGATAAACGGCAGACTCTTGAAGAACAGCAGGCTCTTGAAAAAAGGCAGGCTCTTGAACAACAGGCCCATGAAGAACAGTGGGCCCTTGAAGAACAGCAGCCCCTTAAAATACAGCGGACCCTTGAAGAACTGCAGGCTCTTGTAGAACATCATGCCCTTGAAATACAGCTGGCTCTTGAAGAACGACGGGCTCTTGAAGAACAGTGGGCTCTTGAAGAACGTCAGGCTCTTGAAGAATGGCAGGCTCTTGAAGAACGGTATGCTCTTGAAAAACGTCAGGCTCTTAAAAAACAGCAGACCAATGAAAAACGGCGGGCCCTTAAAATACAGCAGGCCCATAAAATACAGCGGGCAATTGAAGAACAGCAGGACCTTGAAATACAGCAGGCCCTTGAACAACTGCAGGCTTTTATAGAACAGCGGGCCCTTAAAAGACAGCAG ACACAGGAAGGATGGCCGACtgagggaaagaaggaaggacaGGAAGAAGAGGTCCGGCCAAGTAAACGAGACAAGAAATGGAAAAAATGGTGGGAATTAGATAAGATATTGAGAAAAAAGGACAagaaaacaagcaaagaaaaagaaaaggcaaaaaaagagcatggggaagtgtCATGGAAAACAAAAACCTGCGATATCAGACTATTCTGGATCCCCCcagtaggaaaaaagaaaaagggcaaTCTGAATATTGGTGTGCAACTGAACGAAGAACCTCCTTATGCTTTGTCTGGAAAGATACCGACAGATAACCCTTTATGTTTATGGTGTTGGTCTAGGATTGAAAAAGCATTCGGTTGCTGTTGCGAAAAAGCCATGAAAGGATTCAAGTGGATAGGCTGGAAATTGATGGAAAGA TGTGTCTTTGGCTGCATCTCAAAATGCTTCTATATGAAAAAGGACGATGAATCAGACGAGGAAGAGGAATCGGAAGAGGAGCGAAGCAGGGGAAAGAGGAGCGAAGCAGGGGAATAG
- the LOC141126694 gene encoding uncharacterized protein isoform X3, whose product MFYYICFACMIQMQRRSVDDQREESIRKANTDKVNQNQAAMNTQVDKERRVPDLLQNVWRGNQGREEDLSMNQEIQILAHEEKKRRKKQWKEMQRKDLEDKRKAAAAIREERQRGKREMEKDKEEKWKVSEQMRQEKINRERVKKLKEKEEEETRLKDKMNREELERRLSSQREAFRDRQSKETEMKWKKEDQLLSTLIEKEKEREMEQKLQAIGKQCILGQRRPVRKSKEYKTASQLKKQKTPRAPEEQHALKKQRAPEEQRTPEEQRALEKQRAPEKQRAPEEIEEQSALEEQRALVEIEKQRTLEEQRAIEEQRALEKKQALEQWALERLQALEEQRALKEQWEQALQEQWERAFKKQRALKEQRALEQRALEQRALEQRALEQRAFEEWQALEERQALEEQWPLEEQLALEQRAFEEWQALEEQQALEKWQAFEKQAFEEQWALEEQWALEQRALEQRAFEEWQALEERQALEEQWPLEEQLALEHRAFEEWQALEEQQALEKWQAFEKQAFEEQWALEEQQALEQQALEQRALEEQWPLEEQLALEQQAFEEWQALEEQRALEQWALEEQWPLEEQLALEQQAFEEWQALEEQRALEQWALEQRVLDKRQTLEEQQALEKRQALEQQAHEEQWALEEQQPLKIQRTLEELQALVEHHALEIQLALEERRALEEQWALEERQALEEWQALEERYALEKRQALKKQQTNEKRRALKIQQAHKIQRAIEEQQDLEIQQALEQLQAFIEQRALKRQQVNTGRMAD is encoded by the exons attCAAATGCAAAGAAGATCGGTAGACGATCAAAGAGAGGAGAGCATAAGAAAAGCGAATACAGATAAAGTAAACCAAAATCAAGCAGCAATGAACACACAAGTGGACAAGGAGAGACGTGTGCCAGATCTCCTCCAGAACGTGTGGAGGGGGAATCAAGGGAGAGAGGAAGACCTGAGCATGAACCAAGAG attCAAATACTGGCAcacgaagagaagaagaggagaaaaaaacagTGGAAGGAAATGCAACGGAAAGATTTGGAGGATAAAAGGAAAGCAGCGGCAGCAATACGAGAGGAGAGacaaagggggaagagagagatggagaaggataaAGAAGAGAAGTGGAAAGTAAGCGAGCAGATGAGACAGGAGAAGATAAATCGAGAGAGAGTGAAAAAACTGaaggagaaagaagaggaagagacGAGACTGAAAGACAAGATGAATAGAGAGGAGTTGGAAAGGAGACTGTCAAGTCAAAGAGAGGCATTCAGGGACAGACAGTCGAAAGAGACAGAGATGAAATGGAAGAAAGAAGACCAGTTACTGAGCACGTTAATAGAGAAGGAGAAGGAAAGAGAAATGGAACAGAAACTTCAGGCCATAGGTAAACAATGTATCCTGGGACAAAGGAGACCAGTTAGAAAATCGAAAGAATACAAAACAGCATCACAGCTAAAAAAACAGAAGACGCCGAGGGCCCCTGAAGAACAGCACGCCCTTAAAAAACAGCGGGCCCCTGAAGAACAGCGGACCCCTGAAGAGCAGCGGGCCCTTGAAAAACAGCGGGCCCCTGAAAAACAGCGGGCCCCTGAAGAAATTGAAGAACAGTCGGCCCTTGAAGAACAGCGGGCCCTTGTAGAAATTGAAAAACAGCGGACCCTTGAAGAACAGCGGGCCATTGAAGAACAGCGGGCTCTTGAAAAGAAGCAGGCCCTTGAACAGTGGGCCCTTGAAAGACTGCAGGCCCTTGAAGAACAGCGGGCTCTTAAAGAACAGTGGGAGCAGGCCCTTCAAGAACAGTGGGAGCGGGCCTTTAAAAAACAGCGGGCCCTTAAAGAACAGCGGGCTCTCGAACAGCGGGCTCTTGAACAGCGGGCTCTTGAACAGCGGGCTCTTGAACAGCGGGCTTTTGAAGAATGGCAGGCTCTTGAAGAACGGCAGGCTCTTGAAGAACAGTGGCCTCTTGAAGAACAGCTGGCTCTTGAACAGCGGGCTTTTGAAGAATGGCAGGCTCTTGAAGAACAGCAGGCTCTTGAAAAATGGCAGGCTTTTGAAAAACAGGCCTTTGAAGAACAGTGGGCCCTTGAGGAACAGTGGGCTCTTGAACAGCGGGCTCTTGAACAGCGGGCTTTTGAAGAATGGCAGGCTCTTGAAGAACGGCAGGCTCTTGAAGAACAGTGGCCTCTTGAAGAACAGCTGGCTCTTGAACATCGGGCTTTTGAAGAATGGCAGGCTCTTGAAGAACAGCAGGCTCTTGAAAAATGGCAGGCTTTTGAAAAACAGGCCTTTGAAGAACAGTGGGCCCTTGAAGAACAGCAGGCTCTTGAACAGCAGGCTCTTGAACAGCGGGCTCTTGAAGAACAGTGGCCTCTTGAAGAACAGCTAGCTCTTGAACAGCAGGCTTTTGAAGAATGGCAGGCCCTTGAGGAACAGCGGGCTCTTGAACAGTGGGCTCTTGAAGAACAGTGGCCTCTTGAAGAACAGCTAGCTCTTGAACAGCAGGCTTTTGAAGAATGGCAGGCCCTTGAGGAACAGCGGGCTCTTGAACAGTGGGCTCTTGAACAGAGGGTTCTTGATAAACGGCAGACTCTTGAAGAACAGCAGGCTCTTGAAAAAAGGCAGGCTCTTGAACAACAGGCCCATGAAGAACAGTGGGCCCTTGAAGAACAGCAGCCCCTTAAAATACAGCGGACCCTTGAAGAACTGCAGGCTCTTGTAGAACATCATGCCCTTGAAATACAGCTGGCTCTTGAAGAACGACGGGCTCTTGAAGAACAGTGGGCTCTTGAAGAACGTCAGGCTCTTGAAGAATGGCAGGCTCTTGAAGAACGGTATGCTCTTGAAAAACGTCAGGCTCTTAAAAAACAGCAGACCAATGAAAAACGGCGGGCCCTTAAAATACAGCAGGCCCATAAAATACAGCGGGCAATTGAAGAACAGCAGGACCTTGAAATACAGCAGGCCCTTGAACAACTGCAGGCTTTTATAGAACAGCGGGCCCTTAAAAGACAGCAGGTAA ACACAGGAAGGATGGCCGACtga